One genomic region from Sphingomonas paeninsulae encodes:
- a CDS encoding adenine phosphoribosyltransferase yields the protein MIDLKSLVRTIPDFPKPGIEFRDISTLLADGEGFAVAVTAMVELARPLNVDRIIAIDARGFLFGAPVAVALGAGIIPARKKGKLPGATLGVDYALEYGTDRLELHVGAVLPGHRALIIDDLIATGGTAMACVSLLREAGAEVAGAIFAIDLPDLGGANRMREAGVNVSSLMAFAGH from the coding sequence ATGATCGACCTGAAATCCCTCGTTCGCACGATCCCCGACTTTCCGAAGCCGGGGATTGAGTTTCGCGATATTTCTACCCTGCTCGCCGATGGCGAAGGGTTTGCTGTGGCAGTCACCGCGATGGTCGAGCTGGCCCGCCCACTGAATGTTGATCGTATTATTGCGATAGATGCCCGCGGGTTTCTGTTCGGTGCCCCGGTTGCGGTTGCGCTGGGAGCAGGGATCATTCCCGCCCGCAAGAAGGGCAAGCTGCCCGGTGCGACGCTTGGCGTCGATTATGCGCTGGAATATGGCACGGACCGGCTTGAACTGCACGTAGGTGCGGTATTACCCGGTCATCGCGCGCTTATCATCGATGATCTGATCGCGACCGGCGGGACTGCGATGGCGTGCGTATCGCTGTTGCGCGAAGCGGGTGCCGAAGTTGCTGGTGCGATATTCGCAATCGATCTACCGGATCTTGGCGGTGCCAACCGAATGCGTGAGGCGGGAGTCAACGTAAGCAGCTTGATGGCCTTCGCGGGTCACTAA
- the petA gene encoding ubiquinol-cytochrome c reductase iron-sulfur subunit has protein sequence MAETPVIDSSDAAIEGETELRRRDFLNIAAISFAGVGAVAVVVPLINQMNPSADVLAEATVELDIAKIAEGQAIKAIYRKQPLFVRHLTAKEIAEANAVPVATLRDPQTLAQRTKPGKPEWLITMGVCTHLGCVPLGAAEGEPRGEFGGYFCPCHGSSYDTAARIRKGPAPKNLEVPDYVFRSATAVEVGAKV, from the coding sequence ATGGCCGAAACGCCGGTGATCGACAGCAGCGACGCTGCCATTGAGGGTGAAACCGAACTTCGTCGTCGCGATTTCCTGAATATCGCGGCAATCAGCTTTGCTGGTGTGGGTGCTGTGGCGGTCGTCGTACCGCTCATCAACCAGATGAATCCATCTGCCGATGTGCTCGCGGAAGCGACCGTCGAGCTTGATATCGCAAAGATTGCCGAGGGTCAGGCGATCAAGGCGATATACCGCAAGCAGCCGCTTTTCGTGCGTCATCTGACCGCGAAAGAGATTGCCGAAGCGAATGCGGTTCCTGTGGCCACGCTCCGCGATCCGCAGACGCTGGCTCAGCGGACCAAGCCGGGCAAGCCAGAGTGGCTTATTACGATGGGCGTTTGTACGCACCTTGGCTGTGTGCCGTTGGGTGCTGCTGAAGGTGAGCCGCGCGGTGAATTCGGCGGTTATTTCTGCCCTTGTCACGGTTCGTCTTACGACACGGCAGCGCGCATCCGTAAGGGGCCTGCGCCGAAGAACCTCGAAGTTCCCGATTATGTTTTCCGGTCTGCAACGGCCGTCGAAGTCGGAGCCAAAGTATGA
- a CDS encoding MaoC family dehydratase yields the protein MLYFEDIEPGRKSAFGRYEVTREEVIEFASKYDPQPFHLSDEEAAKTYFGRLSASGWHTAAMMMSMLVTNFSDVQQAGLGSPGIDELRWLKPVYPGDVLRVESEIIDKTPSRSKPEMGSFRSKSTIFNQNDERVMTVISIGLIRRRPAKELVPES from the coding sequence GTGCTGTATTTCGAGGATATCGAACCGGGCCGCAAATCCGCATTCGGGCGATACGAAGTCACGCGCGAAGAGGTGATCGAGTTCGCATCAAAATACGATCCTCAGCCGTTTCACCTGTCCGACGAAGAAGCGGCAAAGACCTATTTCGGTCGCCTCTCCGCAAGCGGATGGCACACGGCGGCCATGATGATGTCGATGCTGGTGACAAACTTTTCCGACGTTCAACAGGCCGGTTTGGGTTCACCTGGCATCGACGAACTGCGTTGGCTGAAACCAGTTTACCCAGGCGACGTACTTCGCGTGGAAAGCGAAATCATCGACAAGACTCCGTCTCGCAGCAAGCCTGAGATGGGGTCGTTCCGGAGCAAGTCTACGATATTCAATCAGAACGACGAGCGAGTGATGACGGTAATCTCGATCGGCCTAATCCGCCGCCGGCCTGCCAAGGAACTTGTCCCCGAAAGTTAG
- a CDS encoding tRNA (cytidine(34)-2'-O)-methyltransferase codes for MRIALYQPEIAGNVGAILRLAACFGVGVDLIEPCGFVFSDAKLKRAGMDYIDHVELVRHSDWDSFRAQHSGRLMLMTTRGNDTLHDASFLSDDILLFGNEGSGVPDEVAAACDARLRIAIRREVRSFNLSVACAIAVAEALRQTGGLPE; via the coding sequence ATGAGAATTGCGCTTTATCAGCCCGAAATTGCGGGCAATGTCGGGGCTATCTTGCGGCTCGCAGCTTGTTTTGGCGTGGGAGTCGATTTGATCGAACCTTGCGGATTCGTGTTTTCCGACGCGAAACTGAAACGCGCCGGGATGGACTATATCGATCACGTCGAACTGGTCCGCCATTCGGACTGGGACAGTTTTCGCGCCCAGCACAGCGGTCGGCTTATGCTGATGACCACCCGTGGCAACGACACGTTACACGATGCCTCGTTTCTTTCCGACGACATTTTGCTGTTCGGGAACGAAGGGTCTGGCGTGCCGGACGAGGTGGCGGCGGCCTGCGATGCACGCCTTCGCATTGCGATTCGCCGTGAAGTGCGTTCGTTCAACCTGTCGGTCGCTTGCGCAATTGCGGTGGCCGAAGCACTGCGCCAAACTGGAGGACTACCCGAATGA
- a CDS encoding cytochrome c1, producing MVRPIGILAGLGIVTAVLWSLLWGAVAYIQSPPQMSAEHYVQHHFQPKKDISFSFDGPFGTYNNQQLQRGFQVYKEVCSACHSLKLVAFRDLEQIGFSKPEVKAIAKGWAIETPTLNPDTGEPSTRKSVASDRFPLPFANDIAARAANNNAIPPDQSLLAKARDEGPHYIYRLLTGYGTQPAELLKKYPDVKTPTGLHYNPYFPNLNLAMAPPLTGEGQVSYSDGTKATVPQMAEDVSAFLMWTAEPKLDQRHRVGWAALIFLFVFTSLTYMAYKSIWADKKNKSL from the coding sequence ATGGTTCGTCCGATAGGCATTCTCGCAGGTCTGGGTATCGTTACCGCGGTACTCTGGTCACTTCTTTGGGGCGCGGTGGCCTATATCCAGTCGCCACCGCAGATGAGCGCCGAGCATTATGTTCAGCATCATTTTCAGCCGAAAAAGGACATTTCGTTCTCGTTCGACGGTCCCTTCGGCACTTATAACAACCAGCAGCTTCAGCGTGGCTTCCAAGTTTACAAGGAAGTCTGTTCGGCTTGCCATTCGCTGAAACTGGTGGCTTTCCGCGACCTCGAGCAAATCGGTTTCTCGAAGCCAGAGGTTAAGGCAATTGCAAAGGGCTGGGCGATCGAAACGCCGACGCTGAACCCTGACACGGGTGAGCCATCGACGCGCAAATCGGTTGCTTCGGATCGTTTCCCGTTGCCATTCGCCAATGACATTGCGGCACGCGCTGCCAACAACAATGCGATCCCACCTGATCAGTCGCTGCTTGCCAAGGCTCGCGACGAGGGGCCGCACTATATCTATCGCCTTCTGACCGGCTACGGCACGCAGCCAGCCGAATTGCTCAAGAAGTATCCAGATGTGAAAACCCCTACGGGGCTCCACTATAATCCGTACTTCCCTAACCTGAACCTCGCGATGGCTCCGCCACTGACTGGTGAAGGACAGGTCAGCTATTCGGACGGAACCAAGGCGACCGTTCCGCAGATGGCGGAGGATGTCAGCGCATTCCTGATGTGGACTGCCGAACCGAAGCTTGACCAGCGCCACCGCGTTGGCTGGGCAGCATTGATCTTCCTGTTCGTCTTCACGAGCCTGACCTACATGGCTTATAAGTCGATCTGGGCAGACAAGAAGAACAAGAGCCTCTGA
- a CDS encoding cytochrome b — MSFPWAQHYAPKHPFMRYMDEKLPLPRFIYNAVGAGYPVPRNLNYFWNFGVLAGAALMIQIVTGIVLAMHFRADASIAFDSVEHIMRDVNAGWFLRYAHANGASMFFIVVYLHIFRGLFYGSYKPPREMIWLLGVVIFLLMMATAFMGYVLPWGQMSFWGAKVITGLFSAIPVVGTSIQQWLLGGFAPDNAALNRFFSLHYLLPFVILGTIILHIWALHIPGSSNPTGVDVKGPQDTVPFHPYYTAKDGFGLGIFLIVFTALMFFAPNALGHAVNYVPANPLSTPSHIVPEWYFWPFYAILRAFTSDFFWIPAKLLGVLAMFGSILLLFFLPWLDTSPVRSGNYRPIFKKFFWVLVADVLILGYCGGSAAEEPYVMISQLATAYYFAHFLIILPLVSMLERPLPLPNSITESVLGEAQESASLGAGGKSPLAPAE, encoded by the coding sequence ATGAGCTTTCCCTGGGCCCAGCATTACGCGCCGAAGCATCCGTTCATGCGTTACATGGACGAGAAGCTTCCGCTGCCGCGCTTCATCTATAACGCAGTCGGTGCCGGTTATCCGGTCCCGCGCAACCTGAATTACTTCTGGAACTTCGGTGTGCTCGCAGGGGCTGCGCTGATGATCCAGATCGTCACCGGCATCGTGTTGGCCATGCATTTTCGCGCCGACGCGAGCATCGCCTTCGATTCGGTCGAGCACATTATGCGTGACGTTAATGCGGGCTGGTTCCTGCGTTATGCTCATGCAAATGGAGCGTCGATGTTCTTCATCGTCGTTTACCTGCATATCTTCCGCGGTCTGTTTTACGGGTCGTACAAGCCGCCACGGGAAATGATCTGGTTGCTCGGTGTCGTTATCTTTCTTCTGATGATGGCAACCGCGTTCATGGGCTATGTTCTCCCATGGGGTCAGATGAGTTTCTGGGGCGCGAAGGTGATTACCGGGTTGTTCTCGGCAATTCCTGTCGTTGGCACGAGCATCCAGCAGTGGCTGCTGGGTGGTTTTGCTCCCGATAACGCCGCGCTGAACCGTTTCTTCTCGCTGCATTATTTGCTGCCGTTCGTTATTCTTGGTACGATCATTCTGCACATCTGGGCGCTGCACATCCCGGGTTCGTCGAACCCGACCGGTGTGGACGTAAAGGGACCGCAGGATACCGTTCCTTTCCATCCGTATTACACGGCGAAAGATGGCTTCGGACTCGGCATCTTCCTGATCGTATTCACGGCGCTGATGTTCTTTGCGCCAAACGCGCTGGGACATGCGGTGAATTACGTTCCTGCCAACCCGCTCTCGACGCCGTCGCATATCGTTCCAGAATGGTATTTCTGGCCGTTTTACGCGATCCTGCGCGCCTTCACGTCGGACTTCTTCTGGATACCGGCAAAGCTGCTCGGTGTTCTGGCGATGTTCGGTTCGATCCTGCTGCTCTTCTTCCTGCCTTGGCTGGACACGTCGCCGGTGCGTTCGGGCAATTATCGCCCGATCTTTAAGAAGTTCTTCTGGGTGCTCGTCGCCGACGTGCTGATCCTCGGCTATTGCGGTGGTTCGGCGGCTGAAGAGCCTTATGTGATGATCTCGCAGCTCGCGACCGCCTATTATTTCGCGCATTTCCTCATCATCCTGCCGCTGGTGTCGATGCTGGAACGGCCTTTGCCGCTTCCGAATTCGATTACAGAAAGCGTGCTTGGTGAAGCACAGGAAAGCGCGTCGCTTGGGGCCGGTGGCAAATCGCCGCTCGCTCCGGCCGAATAA
- the ychF gene encoding redox-regulated ATPase YchF, producing the protein MGFKCGIVGLPNVGKSTLFNALTETAAAQAANYPFCTIEPNVGQVAVPDDRLYTIAKIGGSAKIVETQLAFVDIAGLVRGASTGEGLGNQFLGNIREVDAIVHVLRCFEGGDVTHVENKVDPIADAETVETELMLSDLDSLEKRVPNLLKKGMQGDKEAKAAAAVLSRALDLLRAGKPARLTVPADEDETRLFEQAQLLTAKPVLYVCNVDEGSAAEGNALSARVFEKARAEGAQAVVISAAIEADISTMAVEDRAEFLSDLGLTETGLTRVIRAGYELLHLITFFTVGPKEARAWTVHKGASAPNAAGVIHTDFEKGFIRAETMAYDDYVACGGEAGAREAGKWRSEGKDYIVLDGDIMLFRFNV; encoded by the coding sequence ATGGGTTTCAAATGCGGGATCGTCGGGCTGCCCAATGTTGGCAAGTCCACTCTTTTCAACGCGCTGACGGAAACGGCGGCGGCGCAGGCGGCCAACTATCCGTTCTGCACGATCGAGCCGAATGTCGGTCAAGTCGCGGTGCCCGACGATCGGCTTTATACCATAGCAAAGATCGGTGGGTCGGCAAAGATCGTCGAGACGCAATTGGCGTTCGTCGATATCGCCGGGCTGGTCCGCGGCGCTTCGACAGGCGAAGGTCTGGGCAACCAGTTCCTCGGCAACATCCGTGAGGTGGACGCGATCGTCCACGTCCTGCGCTGTTTCGAAGGTGGCGACGTTACGCACGTCGAAAATAAGGTCGATCCGATTGCGGACGCCGAGACGGTCGAAACCGAACTGATGCTGAGCGACCTCGACAGTCTCGAGAAACGCGTGCCGAACCTTCTTAAAAAGGGAATGCAGGGCGATAAGGAAGCCAAGGCAGCCGCTGCCGTCCTTAGCCGTGCGCTGGACCTGTTACGCGCTGGCAAGCCTGCGCGGCTAACCGTCCCCGCTGACGAGGACGAGACGCGGCTGTTCGAACAGGCTCAGTTACTGACGGCAAAGCCGGTGCTGTACGTCTGCAACGTCGACGAAGGATCTGCGGCCGAAGGCAATGCCCTGTCCGCACGCGTGTTCGAAAAAGCCAGGGCCGAGGGCGCACAGGCAGTCGTGATTTCGGCGGCGATCGAGGCCGACATATCCACAATGGCTGTCGAGGATCGCGCTGAGTTCCTGAGCGATCTCGGCCTGACCGAAACCGGTCTGACCCGAGTCATCCGCGCCGGTTACGAATTGTTGCACCTCATTACCTTCTTCACCGTCGGTCCGAAAGAAGCCCGCGCATGGACCGTCCACAAGGGCGCATCGGCTCCGAATGCCGCTGGTGTGATTCACACCGATTTCGAAAAAGGCTTCATCCGTGCGGAGACCATGGCCTATGACGACTATGTCGCATGTGGTGGCGAAGCAGGCGCTCGCGAAGCGGGCAAATGGCGATCCGAAGGCAAGGATTACATTGTCCTCGACGGTGATATCATGCTGTTCCGGTTCAACGTCTGA